GCGATGAACGATTATTTCAACAAAATGCAACAATGTAATCAGGACTTTTACCATGTTCGTAGACTTGATACGGAAGGATATTTGAAGGACGTGGTATGGATTGATGCTAGAAGTAGAGCGGCATACAAGGACTTTGGTGATGCAGTTTGTTTCGATGCAACCTACCTCGTTAACAAATTTAACCTACCAttctctaactttgacggtatCAATCACCATGGCCAGAGCATTTTGTTAGGCTCCGCTTTGATTTCACATGAAAACACAGAAACTTATACTTGGGTCTTTCAGAGTTGGTTGACTGCTATGGGGGGGAAATACCCCAATGCCATACTAACTGACCAAGATGGAGCAATGCGTAATGCATTGACTATTTCTATGCCACACACTAGGCATCGATGGTGCTTATGGCACATAACATCTAAATTCGGGGTTAAACttggaaagaaggaaaagtatGAAGAACTGAAAGCAGAACTCTTAAATGTGATTTATGATAGTCTTGCGCCTAATGAATTTGAGCAGAGGTGGAAGGAATTTATGGAAAGGTTCGAGCTCCAAAATGAAAAGTGGTTACTGAATATGTACGATGAACGTCATATGTGGGTTCCTTCTTACATGAGAGATATATTTTGGGCAGGCATGAAAACAACGCAACAGGTTAAGAGCATAAATAGTTTTTTTGATGTATACCTTCATAAGAGTACAACGTTGTTAGAATTTTCTACGAAATACATGACTGCAATGGAGGATCGATGTCGTACTGAGGCGGAAGCGGATGCATCCCAAATCCGTTCAACAAGAAGACTGGCAACGGATTTCAGGGTGAGTATTTCTTAATTTTCAGAGTGAGTATTTCTTTTGATCCCGTAACTTTCCTTGTTTGAAGCTGACTTGATGTGTATGGTATGTGAAGGTGGAGAGGGTGTTTTAACGGGTGTACACAGATGGGAAGCTCGTAGATGCGCAACAACAATGCCAACGAATGGCATACTGTAATGGAAGGAAGAAGTGTGATTTGTCAGAAACCGTTGTAGAGCACATCATTGAGGACAGAGTTTCGATTTTGGTTGAAAGAAGAGAAGTTCCACTAGAGAAAACTCGAAAGAACTATAAAGTGACCTTTGAAAAAGTATCACATGATGTACAATGTGAATGCAAATTATTTGAAACACATGGTATAATGTGGAAGCATACCCTTAAGGTATATGATTTACATATGGTAACTGATGTACCTAAAAAGTACATATTGGACCGGTGGCGACATGATATTCCTAGGAAGCACAGGAGAATCAAGGTTGCGTATCATGATCCTTCTAAGACTATTGAAGTTCGGAGGTATGTGTAATAACCTAGTGACATCTACTATAGAGTGTTCAAAGTTTTATGTGGCTTAAATAACACTTTATTTTTACACGGGTATGATAAGATGGCGTTAGCTTTCGAACATGTATGTGCAAAGGAAATGGTTAA
This Spinacia oleracea cultivar Varoflay chromosome 6, BTI_SOV_V1, whole genome shotgun sequence DNA region includes the following protein-coding sequences:
- the LOC130462952 gene encoding protein FAR-RED IMPAIRED RESPONSE 1-like codes for the protein MARQRNGFKELPLTLKDMHNLLEKKRKSETADGDAQAMNDYFNKMQQCNQDFYHVRRLDTEGYLKDVVWIDARSRAAYKDFGDAVCFDATYLVNKFNLPFSNFDGINHHGQSILLGSALISHENTETYTWVFQSWLTAMGGKYPNAILTDQDGAMRNALTISMPHTRHRWCLWHITSKFGVKLGKKEKYEELKAELLNVIYDSLAPNEFEQRWKEFMERFELQNEKWLLNMYDERHMWVPSYMRDIFWAGMKTTQQVKSINSFFDVYLHKSTTLLEFSTKYMTAMEDRCRTEAEADASQIRSTRRLATDFRVERVF